The following coding sequences lie in one Calypte anna isolate BGI_N300 chromosome 7, bCalAnn1_v1.p, whole genome shotgun sequence genomic window:
- the ASDURF gene encoding ASNSD1 upstream open reading frame protein, producing MSGCPPRQEEGESAKQRQKEELSRRIKEQKVVVDELSNLKKNRKVYRQQPNSNIFFLVDRTETLSQCKNTLDELKKAHQEMENSDKTKVKK from the exons ATGTCAGGCTGTCCGCCCcggcaagaggaaggggagagcGCAAAGCAGCGCCAGAAGGAGGAGCTAAGCCGGAGG aTTAAAGAACAGAAGGTTGTAGTCGATGAGCTTTCAAATTTAAAGAAGAACCGG aaagtTTATAGGCAGCAACCCAACAGCAACATATTCTTCCTTGTTGACAGAACAGAAACACTGTCTCAATGCAAAA ATACCTTAGATGAGTTGAAGAAAGCCCATCAGGAGATGGAAAATTCTGACAAGACTAAAGTCAAGAAATAG